The Haloarcula halophila nucleotide sequence ATCGGTACGTCTTCTCGAGACATCGAAGACCGCATCAGTGTTACCGTGGAATCACCCGAAGAGGATCCGAGTTCGGTTTATCGCGATGACGACGGTCGCGTTAGTTTCAACGAAGTGCTAGATTCGATTACGAAATTCAACAACGAACAGCCGTTGCCCGGACATGGACCGTTATCAATGAACGACATATTGGATATTATCACGGCATACAACAACGACCAATAGTCCCTACTGCTGTTCCCAGTTCCCTCGATCCCAGTATGTTCGGTGTGAGCTATGGTGAATAGCCAACGCTTGGTCTTCAGTGTGGATGGGGAGTGAACAGCTCTAAAAGACGCGTTCGGTTACTGCCGCCAAGCGACACGCGTGGCAAACGTGGTGGCAACCCGATTGTCGGACAGAACAGTAATTTCTCCCACGACGATCACACCCCCGCTTCGATATCGTCGACGACAGGATATGCCAAGCGGACACCAGTCGCTGCGAGTCGATCGGCGAGTAATGTCACGAGGCCGCTGAGCAGTTCCCCGTCTTCCGCACGGTCTCGGTAAGCCCCGGGGCCGACGCGTCGCTTCGAACGGACAGCGGAGCACCGTGAGCCGAACGTGTTCGGGACAGCTATCTCGTAGCTGCCGTCGAAATCGCCGACCGCATGAATTTAGGCATCCCTAAAAGGCTGGAAGAGAACGGACGAGAGATGCGGGGGAGAGATGTCGAACTGGGTGAGAGACGATGATACGGACCATCCGGAACCACGTCTCGCACCTGCACCACGAGATCGACGACCGATCGCTCCCGGTACGGGTCGGGATCACGGTCGGGGCGCTGCTCGCGCTCCCGCTGCTGGGGACGGCCGTGCGGACACTCGGGAGCGCACTCGGTCTAGGTGCTCACATTCCCGCTGCTCGTCGTGGCCCACGTCCCGGTTGTAGTCGCACTGATCGCGCTCTGGTCTATCGGGTGTGACGTCTGTCGGTAGGTACTGGCCGAGATCGGACTGAGCAACACATGCCACGCAAACCCCGGGTCGTCTTAGCAACGCTCGTCGTCGCCTCGCTCCTCGGTGTGTCCCTCACGTGGACCGGGACCGACACCTCGCCAGTCTCCCCCGTCGCATCGTGGGTCGCCATCGTCTCGCTGGGGACAGTCCTGACGAACGGGCTCCTGTGGTACTGGTACACCTGCATGGCCGGCAGGCGGCTGCCGTGGCTGGTCCGTCGCTGGTCCCAGGTCGGACACGTCGCAGGTGTCGCGGCGCTTGCAAGCCTCGTCGTCCGGTTGGCGACCGCAGCGGATGTCGGTACCGCCGCAGTGTCACTGGCTCTCGGTGGGCTGACTGGCACGGTCGCACTCGGCGTCACGGTTGCGGTGAACCGACGGACCGTCCCGCCGGAAATTTCCCGACCCTTCGTCCTCGTGATCGCGGTGTCGGCTGGCCTCGGACTCGTCGCGATCGCCTGTGCAGACGTCGGAATGAACGGTGGCTCGTTCGGTGCGGTCGCCGTCAGAGCGCTCCACCTCGTCGCTGTCGGTGCCTGGATCGGCGGCGCGGTCTGGCACAACGCGGTCGTGGTGCCGGCGGTGAGGAGCGACAGGCAGACCGGCGTCAGGCCGGTGGTCCAGCGGTTCAGACGGCTCGTCCCGCTGTTCGTGGCCGTGGTACTGCTCACCGGCCTCTACCAGGCGTCGACCTGGCTGGGCACCACTCTCGCTCCCTATCTGAGCACACAGGTCGGGGTGACAGTGGTGGTAAAACTGGTCGCCCTCGGTGCCCTGGTAGCACTCGTCGCACACGGGCGATACCAGCAACGACGATCACGCGGAGCGGACCACTGACACGAAGAGACCGTCCGTGCCGGTTGCCACCCGAACTGATTCGCGAAAGATTTTAGTTGAAACGGGTGACAATCCACAGACATGGTTTTAGGTAAACCTAAAAATCGCGGCAAGCAAACCGAGGCGGCTGGAAGCACCAGACGACGGTTCCTGAGGGTCGGCAGCGTCGCGGCCACGGCCGGCCTCGCGGGATGTGGCTCAGTACTCGGTGGGAGCAGTCTAGACACCCTCTCGGTCGCGTACAAGCCGATCTTCCCCTTCCTGCAGTTTCTCGTGATGGACGAACGGGAGATGCTCTCGGAGATCAGTCCGTCGGTCGAAGCGACGAACTTCGCCAATCAGGGACTGAACATCGTCACAGCGTATTCGGACGGGGACGTCGACGTCGCGTTCATCGGCATCACGCCGGCTATCCGCATGAAGCACAAGGGGTGCCAGGGAAGGTTACGGCAGCGAACCAGACCGGCGGCTTCGCTGTCCTCACCTCGGAGGAGTTCGCCTCGCTCTACGACGAACACGGAGCCGCCGCCTTCGAGAAGTTCCGGAGTCAGCACGACCGACCGTTCAGGTTCTCCACGTTCCCCAAGGGTAGCGTCGCCTACGTGTTGCTCCGACAGTGGCTCGACGAGGAACTGGGTGTCGGCACGGGGAACGTCACGATCGAGAACATGGCCGGGCTCGGGCCGGTACGGCGGGCACTACTCTCCGGGAACGCCGACGGGACCCTGATCATGGAACCGATCCCGACGGTCCTCGAAGCCCGGGACGCCCCGTTCCGACGAATCACGCACACCGGCGAGTTCATCCCCGACTCGCCGGGCGGTATCATGTTCATGCACGACCGGGTCTGGGACGAGAACCCCGACATCGCGAGAGCGGTGCTCCGCCAGCACCGCAATGCGACAGCACTGATCAACGACCGACCCGCCGAAGCCGCGAAGTCTGTGAGCGGTGCGTTCGGCGACCGACTCTCCCGGACACTTGCCCAGCAGGCGATTCGGTCGCCGGTCTCGAACTACATCACCGATCCTCGGGCTATCGTGGGCGGGACCGAACTGTGTGTCGAACGGATGCACGCTCTCGGACAGATCTCCGAGACGGTCTCGACTGACGACATCTTCGAACCGTCACTCTACCGAGATCTGAAGACCCAGTGATGGCGACCGAGTACGACTCCCAGGACGATCCGGGTCACGACAACGGATCGACAATCTTGGCGCTCGGACCGGAGTGGAATCCGGCCCGGATCCGTCGGGGAGCGGCCGGAACGGGCGTGTTCCTCCTGCTGTGGTGGGCAGCGGCGAATAAGCAGCCGACGTACCTGCTCCCTGGTCCGGTCGAGGTCACCCAGGCGTTGTGGGGCGAACTGACCAGCGGGGCGCTGTTCGTCCATCTGGGGCAGAGCCTCGCCCACTACGTTCCCGGTGTCGTTCTCGGCGTGACCGCGGGCGCCACGCTCGGTATCGCTATGGGCTGGTGGGGGTGGCTGGACGACGTGTTGACGCCAGTAGTGCGCGTCCTCCGGCCGATCCCGCCGCTGGCGTGGATCGTGTTCGCGATCATCTGGTTCGGCCTCGGTCACACGGGCGCGGCGTTCATCGTCTTCGTCGGCGCGTTCTGGATCACCTTCTACAACGCCTACAGCGGCGTCGAGAACGTCTCGCGGGAGTTGCTTGAGGTCGCGAGCAACCTCGGCGTCGACAGCGAGTATCGACTGGTCCGGCGGGTCGTGATCCCGGACGCGACGCCCGAGCTGCTGACCGGCCTCCGGACCAGCGTCGGGCAGTGCTGGATGATGGTCATCGCCGCCG carries:
- a CDS encoding CopD family protein; this translates as MPRKPRVVLATLVVASLLGVSLTWTGTDTSPVSPVASWVAIVSLGTVLTNGLLWYWYTCMAGRRLPWLVRRWSQVGHVAGVAALASLVVRLATAADVGTAAVSLALGGLTGTVALGVTVAVNRRTVPPEISRPFVLVIAVSAGLGLVAIACADVGMNGGSFGAVAVRALHLVAVGAWIGGAVWHNAVVVPAVRSDRQTGVRPVVQRFRRLVPLFVAVVLLTGLYQASTWLGTTLAPYLSTQVGVTVVVKLVALGALVALVAHGRYQQRRSRGADH
- a CDS encoding ABC transporter substrate-binding protein, coding for MPGKVTAANQTGGFAVLTSEEFASLYDEHGAAAFEKFRSQHDRPFRFSTFPKGSVAYVLLRQWLDEELGVGTGNVTIENMAGLGPVRRALLSGNADGTLIMEPIPTVLEARDAPFRRITHTGEFIPDSPGGIMFMHDRVWDENPDIARAVLRQHRNATALINDRPAEAAKSVSGAFGDRLSRTLAQQAIRSPVSNYITDPRAIVGGTELCVERMHALGQISETVSTDDIFEPSLYRDLKTQ
- a CDS encoding ABC transporter permease, which gives rise to MATEYDSQDDPGHDNGSTILALGPEWNPARIRRGAAGTGVFLLLWWAAANKQPTYLLPGPVEVTQALWGELTSGALFVHLGQSLAHYVPGVVLGVTAGATLGIAMGWWGWLDDVLTPVVRVLRPIPPLAWIVFAIIWFGLGHTGAAFIVFVGAFWITFYNAYSGVENVSRELLEVASNLGVDSEYRLVRRVVIPDATPELLTGLRTSVGQCWMMVIAAELFGAPGVGYEIITSANNLAMERSVAYMLAISAVFLASDWGVRRLEARLLRWQA